The following proteins come from a genomic window of Synechococcus sp. NB0720_010:
- a CDS encoding translocation/assembly module TamB domain-containing protein → MQSLSARVGDKGQLSGSGDLNLFASGEGAPARRLNLTVKQAPFKLARMAAVADGTVEIGGSLLRPVLGGELALSRGAINVQPGELATEDAPSKPTNVPALLESKWDFNKPLLVMGRQLESSSSQDLRAALPNLGSVSFERFRLRFGRDLRVEVPNVLNFGVGGLLTLNGPLDPKIQISGVVRLLRGRLGLFTTTFSLDPDAPNVAVFTPSLGLIPYVDIVLRTRVSDTLSAFGDGSNRSTIYDWSTNGSFNNASLTPNSFDQLQLVRVRLEVTGPADQLVDNIRLSSTPPLPEDRLLALIGGNSLVGLVGGNAGAAVATVVGQSLLSPLVGSLTELLGQRLTFAIYPAYVLPTNYDAESNRSGQVPSQLVPVTDIGLDVSERFNASVLAAPNRSDIPPQVTLGYQAKPWLGLQTSIDAEARWQTQMQVFFRF, encoded by the coding sequence ATGCAAAGCCTGAGCGCTCGCGTCGGCGACAAGGGGCAGCTCAGTGGCAGCGGAGATCTCAACCTCTTTGCCTCGGGTGAGGGTGCGCCAGCACGCCGTCTGAATCTCACTGTTAAGCAAGCCCCGTTCAAGCTGGCGCGGATGGCCGCCGTCGCCGACGGAACCGTTGAGATCGGCGGCAGCCTGCTGCGCCCCGTTCTGGGCGGTGAGCTCGCCCTGAGCCGCGGGGCGATCAACGTTCAGCCCGGTGAGCTCGCCACGGAAGACGCCCCCAGTAAGCCCACCAACGTTCCTGCCCTGCTGGAGTCCAAGTGGGACTTCAACAAACCCCTGCTCGTCATGGGGCGGCAGTTGGAGAGCTCCAGCAGCCAAGACCTGCGGGCTGCCCTGCCCAACTTGGGCTCCGTCAGCTTTGAGCGCTTCCGCTTGCGCTTTGGCCGCGATCTGCGGGTGGAAGTCCCCAACGTCCTGAACTTCGGTGTGGGTGGTTTGTTGACCCTCAATGGCCCCCTCGACCCCAAGATTCAGATCAGTGGCGTCGTACGGCTGCTGCGGGGTCGCCTTGGGCTGTTCACCACCACCTTCAGCCTCGATCCCGACGCCCCCAACGTGGCGGTCTTCACCCCCAGCCTGGGCCTGATTCCCTACGTGGACATCGTCTTGCGCACGCGGGTGTCCGACACCCTCTCGGCCTTCGGCGATGGCAGCAATCGCTCCACCATCTACGACTGGAGCACCAATGGCTCCTTCAACAACGCCTCCTTGACCCCCAACAGCTTTGATCAGCTGCAACTGGTGCGGGTGCGGCTCGAAGTCACGGGGCCTGCGGACCAGTTGGTCGACAACATTCGCCTCTCCAGTACCCCGCCGTTGCCTGAGGATCGATTGCTGGCCTTGATTGGCGGCAATTCCCTGGTGGGTCTGGTCGGTGGCAACGCTGGAGCAGCCGTCGCCACCGTGGTTGGACAGTCCTTGCTCTCCCCTTTGGTGGGCAGCCTGACGGAATTGCTGGGCCAGCGGCTTACCTTCGCGATCTATCCGGCCTACGTCTTACCGACGAACTACGACGCCGAATCCAACCGCTCCGGTCAGGTGCCATCGCAGCTGGTTCCCGTCACCGACATCGGCTTGGATGTGAGTGAGCGTTTCAACGCCTCTGTGCTGGCTGCTCCCAACCGCAGCGACATCCCGCCCCAGGTCACCCTCGGCTACCAGGCCAAGCCCTGGTTGGGACTACAGACCTCCATCGATGCGGAGGCCCGTTGGCAGACCCAGAT